GGCGGTGCTGGCCAAGCCGCCCTCGCTGGGCGACCGGCGGCTGATCACCGTGGACGACGTGCGCGACGCGCTACAGAGCCGCGCAACGCGCTACGACAAGCATGGCGAGCTGCACTACGACGCGATCTCGGCGCTGCATAAATGTGTGCGCGACAGCGACCCCGACGCGGCGCTGTACTGGCTTGGGCGTATGCTCGATGGTGGCGAAGACCCGCTGTACGTAGCGCGGCGGGTGGTGCGTATGGCCGTGGAAGATATTGGCCTGGCCGACCCGCAGGCGCTAGCGCTGACGATTGCGGCGCAGCAGGCGATTCACTTTCTGGGCCAGCCCGAGGGCGACCTGGCGCTGGCGCAGGCGGTGGTGTACCTGGCGCAGGCGCCCAAGAGCAACGCACTGTATAAGTCCTATGGCGCGGCGTTGGGCGATGTGGCCGAGACGCGCAACGAGCCGGTGCCGCTGCATCTGCGCAACGCCCCAACCAGGCTGATGAAGGGCCTGGGCTACGGTAAGGGCTACCGCTATGCCCACGACTACGACGATGCCCAGATCGACCAGGAGCATTTCCCGGCTAACCTGACCGGCCGGCGCTACTACGAGCCGACCGGGCGTGGCTTCGAGGCGAGCATCCGCGAGCGGCTGGCCTGGCGCGACGCGCACACGAAGCCGGCTGAGCTGCGGCCACCGGGGGCCGAAAGCACGGCACCACCGGCGCCTGGCCGCCGGGCGCCTGCCGGTGGTGACGCGCTACAAGCGCTGGCGGGTGAAGAGTCGCAGGATGCCGGTGACGACGATGGCGCACAGGTGCGGCGCCCGGCGGCGAAGCGGCCGACCAAGCCGGGCCAGCGTGGCGAAAGGTGAGCCACACGATGTGACACATAGGGATCTTCGATTTTTGAATGAGCCAATGGTGGGGTGCGGGGCCGAAGGCTGCTCCGCACCGCCCCAATCGAATAGTTATTTATTCGAGATTCCACAAACAATCGATTCGTATTATCAATACCCAAAGGCGCCAAGGTGTTAAGGAGCATAGCTGCTCTTGAACCTTGGTGTCTTAGCGTCTTGATGATGCAAGTGGGGGTATATATGTCGACAGCCGTTTCATTTCAAGAATCCGAGGCCGATGCCAGCCAGGAGCGCCCGGCGCTTTCGCGGACTGCGCTGCGCGATGTGCTGGCCACCGCGCTGCGGGCCGGGCAGCTGATGCTGGAGAATGGCGCCAACACCGCGCGGATCGAAGAGACCGTCCATCGAATGGGCACGGCGCTAGGCGCCGAATGGATGGATGTCTATGTGACACCGCAGGGCATCATCGCCTCGGCTGTGTCGCATCACGAGCACCGCACCCGCATCCAGCGCGTGATCAAGAGCGGTGTCGACCTGAGCCGAGTCGCAGCGGTGATGGACCTCTCGCGGCGCGCCGAGCATGGTGAGCTGACGGCCGAGGAGGCGCTGCAGCAGCTCGAACAGATTGCGCGGCAGCCGCGACTCTATGGCGTGTGGGCGACCATGCTGGCGGTGGCGTTGGCCTGTGGCGGCTTCGCCGTGCTGTTTGGCGGCGGGATTGGCGAGTTCGGTGTGGTATTGCTGGCGGCCGGGTGTGCGCAGCTGTTGCGCCACAGCCTGCTGCACAACAATCTCGACCGGCTGATGACCACGGCGGTGGTGGCGGCGTGCGCCAGCGCACTGGCGTTGACCATTGCCGAGCGATTGCCGCTGCTGGTGCCGATCGCGATCAAACCGGCGACTGTGATCACTGCGTCGGTGCTGCTGCTGGTGCCGGGTGTGCTGATGGTCAGCTCGACCGCCGACATGGTGCGCGGCGACATCACCTCGGGCGTGGCACGTGCGACGGCGGCGCTCTTGTCGGTGATGTCGATCGGCGCGGGCATCTGGGCGACGCTGCTGGTCAGCCGGGCGACTGTGACGCTCGAGACAGTGGTGCAGCCGAACTTGCTGGTGGCGTTGGTAATGGCATTGCTGGCGGCGGGTGGGTTTGGCGTACTGTTCGACGTGCCGTACCGTGCGCTGCCATTTGCGGCACTGACGGGCATGCTGGCCTACGGAGTGCGCTGGCTGATCGCCTATGGCGGTGCCCCGATCGAGGTAGCATTCTTCTTTGCCGGGCTGACGATCGGCGCGATGGCCGAGCTGCTGGCGCGGCGCCTGCGCACCACCAGCTCGCTATTCGCCATCCCCGGCTATATTCCGCTGGTGCCGGGTGCGATCGCATTCCGCGCGGTATTGCGCTTTGTCGAGGCCGACTACACGGCCGGGCTGGCCGACGCGGTGCGCGCAGTGCTGCTGATCATCGCGATTGCGGTGGGGCTGGGCACGGTCAGTGCGCTGACGCGCATGCGGCAGAAGCTGCTATTTTAGCGCCGACTGGGACGCGGACGAACGCGGACGAACGAGAGATTGATTGGGACGCGGATGAACGCGGACGAACGAGAGATTGATTGGGACGCGGACGAACGCGGACGAACGAGAGATTGATTGGGACGCGGACGAACGCGGATGAACGCGGATAATAGGCACGCCCATGGGACGCGGACGAACGCGGACGAACGCGGACGAACGAGAGATTGATTCGGACGCGGACGAACGCGGACGAACGCGGATAATAAAATAAGCCAGCCGACTGGGACGCGGACGAACGCGGACGAGCGCGGACGAACGAGAGATTGATTGGGACGCGGACGAGCGCGGACGAACGCGAATACGAGGGAGGGCATCTACCTGGGGTTATGCGTGCGTCTGAATCCGCTACCCCGTAACGTACGCACGTACTTCAAAACCAACTCTTGACAGCGCTTACAAAATATGCTATATTTTGTAAGCGCTGTCAATATGAATTTAGTTTCGCATCTTCGTGAAGCCTCAAAGGTCGATATGCCTTTGAAAGCACTTACAAAGCATGGAGATCAGCATGACGCGCAACGATAAAACACTAGGCGAAGTCACGATCTTTGACGTGGCCCGTGAGGCCGGCGTTTCATACGCGACGGTCTCGCGTGTGATTAACAACAAAGATCATGTGCGGCCCGACAAGCGCGAGCGCGTGCTGCGGGCAATGACGCGGTTGGGCTATGTCGTCAATCAGCAGGCGCGCAGCTTAGCCGGCGGTAAATCGCAAGTGGTTGGCCTGCTGGTTCCGGGGGTCGACAGCGGCTATATCGGCGAGATTATTCGCGGTGTCGATGAAGAGCTGACCAATGCCTCGTACGACCTGATGCTCTATACCTCGCACCAACGCAAGACGCGCGAATCGACGTATGTAGCCACGCTAACCCAAGGGCTGGCCGATGGCCTGTTGCTGGTGTTGCCGCGTGCGCCGGGCGCATATATTGAGACCCTACGGCAGCGCCGTTTCCCATTCGTACTGATCGATCACCAGGGTATCGACGAGCAAGGCCCATCAGTCGGCGCGACGAACTGGCAGGGTGGCTATGATGCGACCAATTACCTGCTCACACTTGGGCACCGGCGGATCGGGTTCATCACCGGCGCCCTGGATCTACGCTGCTCGACCGACCGATTGGCTGGCTACCAGGCCGCGCTGGAAGCCGCTGGCATCGCCTTCGACGCAAGCCTGGTGATGACAGGCGATTTTATGCAGCCACAGGGTTATAGTGGCGCACACGCGCTGCTGATGCTGCCGAATCGCCCGACAGCGATTGTTGTATCGAATGATGTGATGGCTTTTGGTGCGATGGAGGCAGTGCGTGAGAATGGCCTGCGCATCCCGGCAGATATTTCGATCGTGGGATTCGATGATATTCCGCAGGCATCGCACGTACATCCGCTACTGACGACAATTCGGCAACCACTCGAAGAGATGGGCCGGGTTGCTACACGGATGTTGCTTGAACTCATTGCCAACCCGGCCGACGAGGCGGCGAGAATTGAACTACCGACCGAGCTAATCATCCGTAGCTCGTGCCGCTCACTCATGTAACCACCCTACCCAATGCGCTATTAGCCTCTCTCTGAACACACTCGGTGGGCCCCCGAGCTTGTGCTAGGAGCTTATTGTCTTTTTTCGCTAAGGAGTACCTCTCATGAACGTTCGAAGGCGTCTCGTAACACTCGCGCTTATTAGCGCAGTGCTTGTGCTGGCAGCGTGTGGCGGCCAGGCGCCGGCGACGCAGCAGGCCACCAGCGCGCCGGCGGCCGAGCCAACCAAGGCAGCAGAGCAGGCCACCAGCGCGCCAGCCGCCGAGCCAACCAAGGCAGCAGAGCAGGCCACCAGCGCGCCAGCGGCCGAGCCAACCGCCGCGCCGGCACCGACGGCTACACCCATTCCGCTCTCGACAATTGGCACAGGTGCCACCAAGATTGTCTGGTGGCATATCAACACACAAGCCGATCAGCGCGAAAACTGGCAAAAGCTTGCCAGTGCCTACGTCAAGGATCACCCGGACGTTTCGATTGAAATCACCGTGCTCGAGAACGAGGCGTTCAAGGCCAAACTGGCGACAGCCATGCAATCCGGCAGCCCACCCGATGTGTTCCAGAGCTGGGGTGGTGGTGTGCTCAAACAGTATGGCGATGCCGGGCTGGTGCAGGATCTGGCGCCGGCGCTGCAGCAAAACGGCTGGGGCGATAGCTTCCAGCCCGGCCCGATCTCGCTGTACACCTTCGGCGACAAGATCTATGGCGTCCCCTGGAATGCTGGCATGGTCGGCTTCTGGTATAACAAGGCGCTGTTCGAGAAGGCCGGCATCGCGCAGCCGCCGGCAACCTGGACGGAGTTTCTGGATGTGGTGAAGAAGCTCAAGGCCGCCAACATCACGCCGATTGCGCTGGGCGAGAAGGACAAGTGGCCGGGGCATTTCTACTGGGTGTACCTGGCGACGCGCATCGGTGGCCGGGCTGCGTTTGAGAAGGCCTATGCTCGCGAGGGTAGCTTCGCCGACCCATCATTCGTTGAGGCCGGCACCAAGCTGAAGGAGCTGGTCGATCTCCAGCCGTTCCAGAATGGTTTCCTAGGCGCCGGCTATGGCGACCACATTGCGCTGATGGCCAACGGTAAGGCTGCGATGGAGCTGATGGGCCACTGGGCGCCTGGCGCCGAGCGCGGGGCAGCCAAGGATGTCAAGACCTTCAACGCGAACCTGGGCTGGTTCCCGTTCCCGAGCGTTGAGGGTGGTGCGGGTGATGCGACCGACGCGCTGGGTGGTGGCGACGGCTTTGCGTTCGGCAAGAACGCACCGCCGGCCGCGATCGACTTCGTACGCTACCTGACCAGCGTCGAGAATCAGACCGCCATGGCCAAGGCCGGCATCGCCGTGCCGCCGGTGGTGAAAGGCGCCGAGGCCGGCCTGGATGATGCGCTCTTGAAAGAGATCCAGAGTCGGGTCGCGAAGGCCAAGTACTACCAGCTGTACTACGACCAGTACCTACCGCCGGCAGTAGGCCAGGCCGTCAACGATGCCACGCAGGAGTTGTTTGCCGGCACGACTGCCCCCGAGCAGGTTGCCAAGACGATCGAAGAAGCTGCCGCGATCGAGCTCGTGCAGTAAGCCGCGCAGCTCGCGCCTTTCGAAACCGGCAAGATGCGATGGGCCGCCGAGATCTGGCAATTCCCCCGATGCTGTTCGGCGGCCCACACACATTCGAGCGCCGGCCTAGGCAAGGATCGGCGGGGGCGACACCAGGAGGTGCTAGGGAATGCTCCCGCCCCACATACAGCTGTGTCGTTCGGGGTGTACCGTGGCTGCGAACCCTGCTGCGCCGAAAGGATTGGCTATGCAAACGTCCTCACAGCCCATTGAACGGATGATCGTACGCCGGCCGCGCATCCGCTGGGGGCACCTGGCAACAATCGTTGGTTTTCTGCTGCCGGGCGCGCTGATCTATATTGGACTGGTGCTGTTGCCGGTGGCTCAGGCCGTCTACTACAGCTTTTTCCGCTGGAATGGCCTTGGCCCGCTCACCAACTTCACGGGCCTGGCCAACTACACTCGCGCCCTGAGCGACCGGGTTTTTTTGCTTTCGCTTGGCCACAACCTGCAGCTGATTGTGCTATCGCTGGCCATCCAGATCCCGCTGGCGCTCGGGCTGGCGCTGCTGATCAGGGGGCTTACGCGCGGCCGCGCGATCTTTCGCACGATCTTCTTTATGCCGTTCGTGCTCTCCGAAATCGTGACTGGCGTGATCTGGAGCTTCATCTACCGGCCAGATGGTGGCCTGGTCGAAACACTATTCAGTTCTATCGCGCCTGGCTTCGCGAAGACGGCGCTGCTGGCCGACCCCAAGACCGTGCTCTACGCGCTATTCGTGGTGATCACCTGGAAATTCTTCGGCTACCACATGATCCTCTACATCGCCGGCCTGCAGAATATTCCAACCGAGGTGGAAGAGGCCGCGCAGATCGACGGCTGTAGCCGGCTCCAGGCGCTGCGCTACATCACCATTCCGCTGCTGAGTAGCACCATCCGGCTTACGATCTACCTCTCGGTGCTTGGCTCGCTTCAGTTCTTCGATCTGATCTGGATCATGACCACTGGTGGGCCAGTCAACGCCAGCGACACAATGGCCACCTACCTGTACAAGTTCGGCTTTCAGCGGTTTCAGCTGGGGTATGGTAGCGCGATTGCCGTGATCATGTTCCTGATATGCTTTGGCTTCTCCATCGCGTATCAGACTTTCGCCATGCGGCGCGATTTTGAGTAGCTCGACGGGAGGCAGGCTATGTCAACACAAACGATACGCACCTCAACCAATTTCAAGGGCGTGATCGGGCTGCTGCAGTATCTTGTCGGCGCTTTCGTCGCGCTGGTTGTACTCATCCCGATCCTGGCGACAATACTCAACGGCTTCAAGACCAATGCCGACTTGCTGGTGAACCCTTTCAGCCTACCCGAGACATGGCAGTGGGGCAACTATATAGGTGTGCTGCAGAGCGCATCGTTCTGGCGCCAGCTGCTGAACAGCACGATCGTAATGGTGGCGACGGCGACAGGTGTGGTGGTATTGTCGAGCATGGCCGCCTTCGTGTTCGCGCGCATGGAGTTTCGTGGGCGCGAGCTGCTGTTCAACTTCTTTACGCTCGGCCTGCTGTTTCCACTGGCCGTGGCAATTCTGCCGCTGTACATCTCGCTGCGCCAGGCCAACCTGATCGATAGCCTGTGGGGCGTGATCTTGCCGCAGGTGGCCTTCGGGCTGCCAGGCAACATCCTGATCCTGCGGGGCTTTTTCGGCAGCATCCCGCGCGAGCTCGACGAGGCGGCTTCGATCGACGGCTGCACGCCGGTGGGGTTTTTCGTGCGCGTGCTGCTGCCGCTGATGCGCCCCGCGCTGGCAGCCGTGGTGGTGCTGACCATGGTGGCCAGCTGGAATTCGTTCTTCCTGCCCTTACTGGTGCTGAACAGCGAGCAGCTCTATACGCTGCCGCTGGGCATCCAGCAGTTCCAGGGGCAGTTCGGCACCGATTGGGCCAAAATCCTGGCGTTCATTTCGCTGGCGCTTATGCCAACAATCATCTTCTACCTCCTGGCCGAACGCCAGATCGTCGCCGGGCTGACTGCCGGGGCCGTGAAGGGGTAACCGTTTACGATAGTTAGAGGCTGCCTGAAACGTACCCACCAGGGCACCAAGCAGCTGAGGGGCAGGGGGCAAACGCGGATCTATCGCCATGCGTTTGGCGCCCTGGTGTCGTGGTGGCCAACCGGCTTTCAGGCAGCTTCCTTAGGAATATGCCATGATCTACCGACGCCGACAGTTCTTGAAGCTGACCGCCGCACTCGCTGCGCTGCCTTTAGGCCTGAGCGCCTGCGGGAACACGCCCGCAGTGCGTAGCCCAACCCCTGCGCCACCACTGCCGACTCCGCAGCCGCCGACTCCGGCAGCTCCGCGCCCGGCGTTCGAGAGCGGCGTGTATCGGAATCTATTCGTTGAGTGTGGCAAGCGCGCGCAGGAGGTTACGGCAAAGATCGAAGCCGCATGGCAGAGTCTGTTCGCCTCGACCGACGACACCCGGCGAGTCTACTATCCGGCTGGTACGAACGAGCAGGGGCCGTTAGCCTATGTCAAAGATATCGGCAACGACGACATCCGTTCCGAGGGCATGTCGTATGGCATGATGATCGCGGTACAGCTCGATAAGCAGGCCGAGTATAACGCGATCTGGAACTGGGCCAAGACGCACATGCAACACCAGGAGGGCGAGTGGCAAGGCTACTTCTCCTGGCACAACAACGCCGATGGCTCCAAGATCGACGATAACCCGGCCTCGGACGGCGAAGAGTGGTTTGCGACCGCGCTGCTGTTCGCGGCCGGCCGCTGGGGCGATGGGCAGGGCATCTACAACTATCGCGCCGAGGCCGACACAATACTCAACACGATGCTGCACAAAACCGACATGTTCACCGGCGAAACGGGCGTAACGAATATGTTCGATCGGCAGCAGCGGCAGGTGGTGTTTGTTCCGTACGGCGAACATGCAAGCTTTACCGACCCATCGTACCACCTGCCGGCCTTCTACGAGCTATGGGGCCGCTGGGCGGCCGGGTACGCCGACCAACAGCTGGCCGATCGGCAATTCTGGCTATCGGCTGCGAAAACCAGCCGCGATTTCTTTCAGCGCACCTGCCACCCCAAGACTGGCCTCGCGCCCGATTATGCCGAATTCGACGGCACGCCCCGCGCAGTGAATGAACACGATGCCTTTCGTTTCGACGCCTTCCGCGTGATCGGCAATGTGGCAGTCGACTATGCCTGGTTTGGTGCCGACGAGCGCGAGCGCGCGCTGTGCGATCGGCTCCAGGCGTTCTTTGCCAGCCAGCCCGACTATGGTAACCAGTACACGCTCGATGGCAAACCGCTATCGACCGATCGCTCGCCGGGCCTGATTGCAATGAACGCGGTGGCCAGCCTGGCTGCAACGGACGAAGCGCGCGCCGGGGCGTTTCTCGATGCGCTCTGGGCGATCGAGCCGCCCACCGGCACCTGGCGCTACTACGATGGGCTGCTGTACCTGCTGGCGCTGCTGCATACCAGCGGCAACTTTCGTATCTATACACCAGGCGGCACACCTAAGGGCGCCTAGCTGCTATAGCAGTTTGCAGTTGGCAGGCGGTAGCGTGATCCTCCACCCGGCCATGCACGCCTCGCTATTGCATGACCGCGCCGCTGTGGTGCAAACTGCAATAATGAAACCGAAATACAGCCAAGGAGCATTGAAATGGGCGTCGCTCAAGCAGGCTATGATGATCCATCCAGGCCAATCGACGAGCGAGTTGAAAATTTGCTCGGCCAGATGAGCCTCGATGAGAAGATTGCGCAGCTTGGCTGCGTGTGGACTACCAAGCTGGTGCATAACGATATGTTCGACCCCGATTATGTTGCGGCGAAGATTCCGCACGGGATCGGCCAGATCACGCGTATCGGTGCCTCGACCGGGCTGCGCCCGCGCGAGAGTGCGGCGCTGATGAACGACATTCAGCGCGTCGCTGTCGAGCGCACCCGCCTGGGCATCCCGATCCTGGTTCACGAGGAGTCGGTTGCGGGCTATTGTGCCCGCGACGCTACAGTGTTCCCGCATGGGATTGGCCTGGCGGCGACCTGGAACCCGGCGCTGGTTGAGCAGGTGGCCGGTGTGATCCGCGACCAGATGCTGGCGGTTGGTGCCCGGCTCGGCCTGGCGCCGGTGCTCGACATCGCCCGTGACCCGCGCTGGGGGCGGCTCGAGGAGAGCTACGGCGAAGACCCACTGCTCGCGGGCACGATCGGGGTGGCCTACGTACGCGGCCTGCAGACGGCCGATCTGCGCAATGGCGTAGTTGCGACTGGTAAGCACTTTCTGGGCTATGCGATGTCGGCGGGGGGGCGCAACTGGGGCCCCGTACAGTTAGGCCCACGCGAGCTGCGCGAGGTCTATGCCGAGCCGTTCGCGGCCGCCATCCGCGATGCCGGGATGGCTGCGGTGATGAATTCGTATGCCTCGATCGATGGCATCCCCTGCGCCGGCAGCCGCGCCATCCTGACCGACCTGCTGCGTAATGAGCTAGGCTTCGCCGGCGTGGTGGTGGCCGACTACTGGGCCATCCCGCAGCTGTTGCGTTTCCACCGCGTTGTGGCCGACAAGGGTGCCGCAGCCGCACTGGCGCTCGCGGCCGGGCTCGACATGGAGCTGCCGACAACCGAGTACTACGACGCACCGCTCAAGGCCGAGATCGAGGCCGGGCGCATGCCGCGCCAGCTGGTCGATATCGCCGTGCGGCGAGTGCTGCGGATGAAGTTTCAGCTCGGCCTGTTCGAGCAGCCCTACGTCGATGCTGAGGCGGCGCCCAAGCACTTCCAGACTCCGGCACAGAGTGCGCTGGCCCGGCGGGCCGCGGCCGAGTCGGTCATTCTGCTGACTAACGATGGCGTTTTGCCGCTTGGGCCGAAGCTTAAGCGCGTGGCGCTGATCGGGCCGGGCGCCGACGACCAGCGGCTGCTCCAGGGCGATTACCACTACCCCGCGCACCAGGAGCTGATCTACCTGGCGACTGACAAGACGAGCGATCCAACCCTGATCGGCGCCGAGGAGTTCACGCCGCAGGCCGGCGGTGCCTTCGCGGCCGGCCCGCACTATACACCGCACATAACCCCGCTGGCCGGCCTACGCGCCGCGCTTGGTGCGGGGGTAGCGATCGAACATGCGCGGGGATGCGACGTGCTCGGCGACGACCGCTCGGGCTTCAAGGCTGCGGTTGCGGCAGCACGGGCGGCCGAGGTTGCTGTCGTGGTGGTCGCGGGGAAGAGCGGCATACACCGGCCGGCGACTGTCGGCGAGGCAAATGATGCGGCCGACCTCGCGCTTACCGGCGTGCAGGCCGAGCTAGTCGAGGCGGTAGCGGCCACCGGCACCCCACTTGTGGTGGTTGTGATGAGCGGCCGTGCCCACGCGCTCGAGCGGGTTGCCGCGCTGGCCAACGCGCTCGTGCAGCTGTTCCCGCCCGGCGAGCAAGGCGGCAACGGACTCGCCGATGTGCTCACCGGCGCGGTAAATCCGAGCGGGCGCTTGCCGGTGACGCTGCCGCGTACGGTGGGGCAAGTGCCGATCTATTATGGCCACCGCGCCGGTGGTGAGTCGCCCATGTTCTTTGGCGATTATATCGACTGCCCGGCGACACCGTTGTTTCCGTTTGGCCATGGGCTGAGCTATACCAGCTTTACATATAGCGATTACACCGTACGGGCAGCGACAACGGCGGAACCGATCGAGATAACCGTGCAAATTTGCAATACCGGGCAGCGTGCCGGCGAGGAAGTGGTGCAGCTGTATGGTTGCGACATGGTTGCCTCGGTGGCGCGGCCCGACCAATTTCTGCTTGGGTTCGCCCGCGTGGCGCTCGAGCCCGGCCAGGCCAAGCGGGTGACATTCATCGTACACCCCTCGCGGCTGGCGTTCTACAACCCGCAGATGCGCTTCGTAACCGAGCCGGGAGCATTTCGCTTCAGCGTTGCTGCGTCGGCCACCGATCGGCGGGCCGAACAGCTGGTTGATCTGAGCGGCCCGGCGATCGAATATCGCCAGCGCGAGATCGTAGCGACACGGGTGATCATTGCGTGATGCCAATGCTATGATGTGGGCATGCGCATCCATTCCGTTCTGCGCAAAGGCACTATGCGGGGAAGGCGCGCCCGCACCGCTGTAACTGTGAGTAGTTGCAAGAAAGGTAGGCGGCTGGTATGAGCTATACACCTAAGCCCTCCGACAAATTTACGTTTGGCCTCTGGACCGTCGGCAACATTGGGCGCGACCCATTTGGCGAGCCGGTGCGCCAGCCGATCACGCCGGTAGCGATCGTTCAGCTGCTGGCCGAGGCCGGCGCCTATGGCGTCAACTTCCACGATAACGACCTGGTGCCGATCGACGCCACGCCGGCCGAGCGCGACCGGATCGTCAAGCAGTTCAAACAGGCGCTGAGCGACACTGGCCTGGTGGTGCCTATGGCCACCACCAACCTGTTTACCGACCCGGCCTTTAAGGATGGCGCATTCACCGCCAACGACCCGGCCGTGCGCGCCTACGCCATCCAGAAAACCATGCGCTCAATCGATCTGGGCGTCGAGTGTGGCGCCCAGGTATACGTGTTCTGGGGCGGGCGCGAGGGCGCCGAAACCGACGCGGCCAAAGATCCACAAGAGGCAGTCAAGCGCTTCCGCGAGGCGCTGAACTTCCTGTGCGGCTATGTCAAAGACCAGGGCTACGACTTGAAATTCGCGCTCGAACCCAAGCCCAACGAGCCGCGCGGCGACATCTACCTGGCCACGGTTGGGCACGCGCTGGCGCTGATCGCCACGCTCGACGACCCGGCCATGGTTGGTGTCAACCCCGAGGTGGCGCACGAGACGATGGCCGGGCTGAACTTCCTGCATGGCGTGGCGCAGGCCTGGGAGGCCGGTAAGCTGTTCCATATCGACCTGAACGACCAATCGCCGGGGCGCTACGACCAGGACTTCCGCTTCGGTGCGGTGAACTTGAAGAGCGCCTTCTTCCTGGTCAAGTTCCTCGAAGAGGTGGGCTACGACGGCAGCCGGCACTTCGACGCACACGCCTACCGCAGCGAGGGCTACGCAGGTGTGCGCGCGTTTGCGCGCGGCTGCATGCGCACCTACCTGATCTTGAAAGAGAAGGCCGAGCAGTGGCGCGCCGACCCCGAGATCCAGGCGCTGCTGGCCGAGATCAACGCCGACAGTGCTGCCAGCCCGGCATGGGCCGGCGGCTACAGCGCCGCCAAGGCTGCCGCACTACAGAGCCACACCTTCGACCGCGCCGCGCTTGGTGCGCGCGATCTGGGCTACGAGCGGCTCGACCAGCTCACCGTCGAGCTACTGCTGGGTGTGCGTGAGTAGGGCATCGGCCTGGCCGGTTATGTCGGCCCGCGTGGCCGCACAAGCTCCTACTACCAAATCCGGTTAATCGCTTGGTTTATGGTGGGGGTTCGGGGGCGGCAAAGCCGCCCCCGAAATGCTCTTTTGGTGTGCGATGCCTGGCAAAGCCAGGCATCGCACACCAAAACGAACGTAATCAAACGGAGTTGGTATAAGATGGTTTAGATAATCACGAAGCGCACGGGATGGCTGGCACACAGGTTGCCGCACGATCGTGCGCTTTGTGCTGGAAAGAAACGCGCTGGGCTTGATCGCGTGATGCCTTACGCAGGTGCGCCGTATTACGGCGCAGGTGGGGCCGCCGAGGCCCTACGATTTATTGCAGGAAGCTGGCCCCGGTGCTACAATTCGGGCATGCCCGCCGGCCGGAGGCCCGGCCACCTGCCGATCCCTCGGGCACTGCCTGAGATCGCCAAACGAAGAACTGCTTGGCGCGCACAGCTGTGAGGGGCGCCGCAGCCTGGAACCGCTCGCTGCACTTGCTCGTCTCTAGTGTATGCCTACGCGGTGATCGCGTTGCGCCGGAATCTGCCTGCGGCAGAGCAGCACGTGTGCTACGTTGTGGTTGCTGCTTGCTGCCTTGGCACAGCGCAAGAGGCAGC
The sequence above is drawn from the Candidatus Kouleothrix ribensis genome and encodes:
- a CDS encoding glycoside hydrolase, with translation MIYRRRQFLKLTAALAALPLGLSACGNTPAVRSPTPAPPLPTPQPPTPAAPRPAFESGVYRNLFVECGKRAQEVTAKIEAAWQSLFASTDDTRRVYYPAGTNEQGPLAYVKDIGNDDIRSEGMSYGMMIAVQLDKQAEYNAIWNWAKTHMQHQEGEWQGYFSWHNNADGSKIDDNPASDGEEWFATALLFAAGRWGDGQGIYNYRAEADTILNTMLHKTDMFTGETGVTNMFDRQQRQVVFVPYGEHASFTDPSYHLPAFYELWGRWAAGYADQQLADRQFWLSAAKTSRDFFQRTCHPKTGLAPDYAEFDGTPRAVNEHDAFRFDAFRVIGNVAVDYAWFGADERERALCDRLQAFFASQPDYGNQYTLDGKPLSTDRSPGLIAMNAVASLAATDEARAGAFLDALWAIEPPTGTWRYYDGLLYLLALLHTSGNFRIYTPGGTPKGA
- a CDS encoding xylose isomerase; its protein translation is MSYTPKPSDKFTFGLWTVGNIGRDPFGEPVRQPITPVAIVQLLAEAGAYGVNFHDNDLVPIDATPAERDRIVKQFKQALSDTGLVVPMATTNLFTDPAFKDGAFTANDPAVRAYAIQKTMRSIDLGVECGAQVYVFWGGREGAETDAAKDPQEAVKRFREALNFLCGYVKDQGYDLKFALEPKPNEPRGDIYLATVGHALALIATLDDPAMVGVNPEVAHETMAGLNFLHGVAQAWEAGKLFHIDLNDQSPGRYDQDFRFGAVNLKSAFFLVKFLEEVGYDGSRHFDAHAYRSEGYAGVRAFARGCMRTYLILKEKAEQWRADPEIQALLAEINADSAASPAWAGGYSAAKAAALQSHTFDRAALGARDLGYERLDQLTVELLLGVRE
- a CDS encoding glycoside hydrolase family 3 C-terminal domain-containing protein, yielding MGVAQAGYDDPSRPIDERVENLLGQMSLDEKIAQLGCVWTTKLVHNDMFDPDYVAAKIPHGIGQITRIGASTGLRPRESAALMNDIQRVAVERTRLGIPILVHEESVAGYCARDATVFPHGIGLAATWNPALVEQVAGVIRDQMLAVGARLGLAPVLDIARDPRWGRLEESYGEDPLLAGTIGVAYVRGLQTADLRNGVVATGKHFLGYAMSAGGRNWGPVQLGPRELREVYAEPFAAAIRDAGMAAVMNSYASIDGIPCAGSRAILTDLLRNELGFAGVVVADYWAIPQLLRFHRVVADKGAAAALALAAGLDMELPTTEYYDAPLKAEIEAGRMPRQLVDIAVRRVLRMKFQLGLFEQPYVDAEAAPKHFQTPAQSALARRAAAESVILLTNDGVLPLGPKLKRVALIGPGADDQRLLQGDYHYPAHQELIYLATDKTSDPTLIGAEEFTPQAGGAFAAGPHYTPHITPLAGLRAALGAGVAIEHARGCDVLGDDRSGFKAAVAAARAAEVAVVVVAGKSGIHRPATVGEANDAADLALTGVQAELVEAVAATGTPLVVVVMSGRAHALERVAALANALVQLFPPGEQGGNGLADVLTGAVNPSGRLPVTLPRTVGQVPIYYGHRAGGESPMFFGDYIDCPATPLFPFGHGLSYTSFTYSDYTVRAATTAEPIEITVQICNTGQRAGEEVVQLYGCDMVASVARPDQFLLGFARVALEPGQAKRVTFIVHPSRLAFYNPQMRFVTEPGAFRFSVAASATDRRAEQLVDLSGPAIEYRQREIVATRVIIA
- a CDS encoding carbohydrate ABC transporter permease, which codes for MSTQTIRTSTNFKGVIGLLQYLVGAFVALVVLIPILATILNGFKTNADLLVNPFSLPETWQWGNYIGVLQSASFWRQLLNSTIVMVATATGVVVLSSMAAFVFARMEFRGRELLFNFFTLGLLFPLAVAILPLYISLRQANLIDSLWGVILPQVAFGLPGNILILRGFFGSIPRELDEAASIDGCTPVGFFVRVLLPLMRPALAAVVVLTMVASWNSFFLPLLVLNSEQLYTLPLGIQQFQGQFGTDWAKILAFISLALMPTIIFYLLAERQIVAGLTAGAVKG